In Pseudonocardia cypriaca, a single genomic region encodes these proteins:
- a CDS encoding MFS transporter: MTTTGALPSAQLLRARTAVVVAFVAAGLAFSSFIARTPALRDSLDLSTAQLGLLLLCMSGGAVAGLPLSGPIVHRLGPGRAVLAGSLSMTLGLALLAVGMFVGLVPVAAVGLVFSGLGTGVWDVAMNVEGADVERRLGRSLMPRLHAGFSLGTVAGAGIGAACAALGIPLPVQLIGIVVLLPIVVAVAVRRFLPVPEATPEQTAAGSGVLTAWREPRTLVVGLMVLAFAFTEGSANDWVAIAMVDGHGTSETLGAIAFGFFVAAMTAGRMIGGTALERYGRVAVVRATAVIALAGLLLMLLGGSVPVALSGALLWGVGASLGFPVGMSAAADDPARAAARVSVVSSIGYTAFIAGPPLIGLLGEHAGILRALFVVLGALLLGLLAAGAARPLAPRPPN; this comes from the coding sequence GTGACGACGACAGGGGCGCTGCCCTCCGCTCAGCTGCTGAGGGCGCGCACGGCCGTGGTCGTCGCCTTCGTCGCCGCGGGTCTCGCGTTCTCGTCGTTCATCGCGCGCACGCCGGCGCTGCGCGACTCGCTCGACCTGTCCACCGCCCAGCTCGGCCTGCTGCTGCTCTGCATGTCGGGAGGCGCGGTCGCCGGGCTGCCGCTGTCCGGCCCGATCGTGCACCGCCTCGGGCCGGGCCGGGCGGTGCTCGCCGGTTCGCTGTCGATGACGCTCGGGCTCGCGCTGCTCGCCGTCGGCATGTTCGTCGGGCTCGTGCCCGTCGCGGCGGTCGGCCTGGTCTTCTCCGGGCTCGGCACCGGGGTGTGGGACGTGGCGATGAACGTCGAGGGCGCCGACGTCGAGCGCAGGCTCGGCCGCTCCCTCATGCCCCGGCTGCACGCGGGGTTCAGCCTGGGCACCGTGGCCGGTGCGGGGATCGGCGCGGCCTGTGCCGCGCTCGGCATCCCGCTGCCCGTGCAGCTGATCGGCATCGTGGTGCTGCTCCCGATCGTCGTCGCCGTGGCCGTGCGGCGGTTCCTGCCGGTACCCGAGGCCACCCCCGAGCAGACCGCGGCCGGGTCGGGCGTGCTCACCGCGTGGCGGGAGCCGCGCACGCTCGTCGTCGGGCTGATGGTGCTCGCCTTCGCGTTCACCGAGGGCTCGGCCAACGACTGGGTCGCCATCGCAATGGTCGACGGCCACGGCACGAGCGAGACGCTCGGCGCCATCGCCTTCGGGTTCTTCGTGGCCGCGATGACGGCCGGCCGGATGATCGGCGGCACGGCACTGGAGCGCTACGGGCGGGTCGCGGTGGTACGGGCCACCGCCGTCATCGCGTTGGCCGGGCTCCTGCTGATGCTGCTCGGTGGGTCCGTCCCGGTCGCGCTCAGCGGGGCCCTGCTCTGGGGGGTCGGGGCCTCGCTGGGCTTCCCCGTCGGCATGAGCGCCGCGGCCGACGACCCGGCCCGCGCGGCCGCCCGCGTGTCGGTGGTCAGCTCGATCGGCTACACCGCCTTCATCGCGGGGCCGCCCCTGATCGGCCTGCTCGGTGAGCACGCCGGCATCCTGCGGGCCCTGTTCGTCGTGCTGGGAGCGCTCCTGTTGGGCCTGCTGGCGGCAGGTGCAGCCCGCCCATTGGCGCCGCGTCCGCCGAACTGA
- a CDS encoding response regulator transcription factor, translated as MLIVDRQPMFRRGLEEALPAASDGGVRVVAGTDRADSAGMLVRRHQPDIALVDLELDPPGPLAALAAMRQVQPRLPILALARNVPAFQGALEFLGAGASGVLVRTRAPAGLVPSLLAAAGAATRPQAPPTGPQLTGKERHLWSLIAGGASTAQIARALHVSERTVKRLTAGLLRTLGVANRTEAAALAGRAGLLDERPPVQRTAPRP; from the coding sequence GTGCTGATCGTCGATCGACAGCCGATGTTCCGCCGCGGCCTCGAAGAGGCGCTGCCGGCGGCCAGCGACGGCGGGGTGCGTGTCGTGGCGGGCACCGACCGCGCCGACTCCGCCGGGATGCTGGTGCGGCGCCACCAGCCCGACATCGCACTCGTCGACCTCGAGCTCGACCCGCCCGGCCCGCTCGCCGCACTCGCCGCCATGCGCCAGGTGCAGCCGCGCCTGCCGATCCTCGCGCTCGCCAGGAACGTCCCGGCCTTCCAGGGCGCCCTCGAGTTCCTCGGCGCAGGCGCGAGCGGCGTGCTGGTGCGGACCCGCGCCCCCGCCGGGCTGGTCCCGTCGCTGCTCGCCGCCGCCGGTGCCGCGACCCGGCCGCAGGCCCCGCCGACCGGACCGCAGCTCACCGGCAAGGAACGGCACCTGTGGAGCCTCATCGCGGGAGGCGCCAGCACCGCCCAGATCGCACGGGCCCTGCACGTCTCGGAGCGCACCGTGAAGCGGCTCACGGCGGGCCTGCTGCGCACCCTCGGCGTGGCGAACCGGACCGAGGCGGCCGCGCTCGCCGGCCGCGCCGGGCTGCTGGACGAGCGCCCGCCGGTGCAGCGCACGGCGCCACGCCCATAG
- a CDS encoding UBP-type zinc finger domain-containing protein: protein MTDGIDPTVAPSGAGCTECDELGGWWVHLRRCAQCGHVGCCDTSPAQHATAHFHATGHPLVRSFEPGESWYWDYRTDTMLDGPELPEPQHRPVDQSVPGPAERVPADWRAHIH, encoded by the coding sequence ATGACGGACGGGATCGACCCCACGGTTGCGCCGAGCGGCGCGGGCTGCACCGAGTGCGACGAGCTGGGCGGCTGGTGGGTGCACCTGCGCAGGTGCGCCCAGTGCGGCCACGTCGGCTGCTGCGACACCTCCCCCGCCCAGCACGCCACCGCGCACTTCCACGCCACCGGCCACCCGCTCGTGCGCAGCTTCGAGCCGGGCGAGAGCTGGTACTGGGACTACCGCACCGACACGATGCTGGACGGCCCCGAGCTGCCGGAACCGCAGCACCGCCCGGTGGATCAGTCGGTGCCAGGGCCCGCGGAGCGGGTCCCGGCGGACTGGCGCGCTCACATCCACTAG
- a CDS encoding gamma-glutamyltransferase family protein, which produces MSATTHWLATATAQSVLERGGNAFDAATAAGFVLHVVEPHLNGPGGDLTGVFATASDPNPQVLMGQGPAPAGATIAHYRGEGLDLVPGAGGLATAVPGSVDAWLLLLAEHGTWELADVLAYAIGYARDGHPLVGRVGSTIETVAQLFTEHWPTSAQLWMPNGRPPRAGEIVRLPAYARTLERLLEAGSGSSDRRGRIEAARREWKEGLVAREATEFLRTPHRHSSGTDHAAVIDVADFAAFSASFEPAVTAEFRGTTIAKTGAWGQGPVLLQALLILDGLPDEALDPSTAEGAHHVLEALKLALADRDAHYGDGIPDGVLDALLSPEYARERRELIGKDASHEFRPGRPGGQEPFLPPLVTEPAEGAAAGVGEPTVVLSGETRGDTCHVDVVDRWGNIVAVTPSGGWLQSSPTIPELGFCLGSRLQMTWLEEGAPSTLRPGERPRTTLTPTLLLRDGKPAGALGSPGGDQQDQWQLLYLLRTLVGGYSPQQAIDAPALHTTSMPGSFWPRTWTPGGAVVEDRLGDDVIGDLERRGHAVTRAGDWELGRLSSVGRDPETGVLTAAANPRGAQGYAAGR; this is translated from the coding sequence ATGTCCGCAACCACGCACTGGCTCGCCACCGCCACCGCGCAGTCCGTGCTGGAGCGCGGCGGCAACGCCTTCGACGCGGCGACGGCGGCCGGGTTCGTGCTGCACGTCGTCGAGCCGCACCTCAACGGCCCGGGCGGCGACCTGACCGGGGTGTTCGCGACGGCGTCCGACCCGAACCCGCAGGTCCTCATGGGCCAGGGCCCGGCTCCGGCGGGCGCGACGATCGCGCACTACCGCGGTGAGGGCCTCGACCTGGTGCCGGGCGCGGGCGGGCTCGCCACCGCGGTGCCCGGCTCGGTGGACGCGTGGCTCCTGCTGCTCGCCGAGCACGGCACCTGGGAGCTCGCGGACGTCCTCGCCTACGCGATCGGCTACGCCCGCGACGGCCACCCCCTCGTCGGGCGGGTGGGCAGCACGATCGAGACCGTCGCGCAGCTGTTCACCGAGCACTGGCCGACGTCGGCGCAGCTCTGGATGCCGAACGGGCGGCCGCCGCGCGCGGGCGAGATCGTCCGCCTCCCGGCCTACGCCCGCACCCTGGAACGGCTCCTGGAGGCCGGCTCGGGCTCCTCCGACCGGCGGGGGCGGATCGAGGCGGCCCGGCGGGAGTGGAAGGAGGGGCTCGTCGCCAGGGAGGCCACCGAGTTCCTGCGCACCCCGCACCGGCACTCGTCCGGCACCGACCACGCGGCCGTGATCGACGTGGCCGACTTCGCGGCGTTCTCCGCGTCGTTCGAGCCCGCCGTCACGGCCGAGTTCCGCGGAACGACGATCGCCAAGACCGGCGCGTGGGGCCAGGGCCCCGTCCTGCTGCAGGCCCTTCTGATCCTCGACGGGCTGCCCGACGAGGCCCTCGACCCGTCCACCGCAGAGGGCGCCCACCACGTCCTGGAAGCGCTCAAGCTCGCCCTCGCCGACCGCGACGCCCACTACGGCGACGGGATCCCCGACGGCGTGCTGGATGCGCTGCTCTCACCCGAGTACGCGCGGGAGCGCCGGGAGCTGATCGGCAAGGACGCCTCGCACGAGTTCCGGCCGGGCCGTCCCGGCGGGCAGGAGCCGTTCCTGCCCCCGCTCGTCACGGAACCGGCGGAGGGCGCCGCGGCGGGCGTCGGAGAGCCCACCGTCGTGCTGTCCGGGGAGACCCGCGGCGACACCTGCCACGTCGACGTCGTCGACCGGTGGGGGAACATCGTCGCCGTCACGCCGTCCGGGGGCTGGCTGCAGTCCTCGCCCACGATCCCGGAGCTGGGCTTCTGCCTCGGCTCCCGGCTGCAGATGACGTGGCTGGAGGAGGGCGCGCCGTCCACGCTCAGGCCCGGCGAGCGCCCGCGCACCACGCTCACCCCGACGCTGCTGCTGCGCGACGGGAAGCCGGCGGGCGCGCTGGGCTCCCCCGGCGGTGACCAGCAGGACCAGTGGCAGCTGCTCTACCTGCTCCGCACGCTCGTCGGCGGGTACTCGCCGCAGCAGGCCATCGACGCCCCCGCCCTGCACACCACCTCGATGCCCGGGTCCTTCTGGCCGCGCACGTGGACGCCGGGTGGCGCGGTGGTCGAGGACCGCCTCGGCGACGACGTGATCGGCGACCTGGAGCGGCGCGGGCACGCGGTCACGCGGGCCGGCGACTGGGAGCTCGGGCGACTCTCCAGCGTCGGGCGCGACCCGGAGACCGGCGTGCTCACCGCCGCGGCCAACCCGCGCGGCGCCCAGGGGTACGCCGCGGGCCGCTAA
- a CDS encoding aldehyde dehydrogenase family protein: protein MPTLYIDGTWTSGSGGSDEVVNPFDASVIEAVDQAGPDDVERAVAAARRAFDTGPWPRTPAAERAALLRRVADLLVRDKEEIARTETLDTGKTLVESRIDVDDVTAVFRYYADLADKDSGRLVDTGKPAVVSRVVHEPVGVCVLITPWNYPLLQLSWKVAPALAAGNTIVIKPSEVTPLTSVLLVRLLEEAGAPQGVVNILLGDGRSVGAPLTEHPGVDMVSFTGGLATGQAIVRAGASTVKRVAVELGGKNPNIVFADSVRTDGDFETVVDNAVTAVFLHAGQVCSAGARLIVEDALHDDLVAEIGRRAERIRLGNGLDEGTESGPLVSAAQRTKIEDFVASAHDEGARLVAGGHRPEEPDLQKGFFYRPTVFADVHRGMRVIREETFGPILTVERFRTEEEAIALGNDTEYGLSGGVWTGDAGRAERVARALRHGTVWINDFGPYVPAAEWGGMKRSGNGRELGPTGLAEYQEHKHIWHNTEPAPARWFVS, encoded by the coding sequence GTGCCCACCCTCTACATCGACGGGACCTGGACGTCCGGGTCCGGTGGCAGCGACGAGGTCGTCAACCCATTCGACGCGAGCGTGATCGAGGCCGTCGACCAGGCGGGCCCCGATGACGTCGAGCGCGCGGTGGCCGCGGCCCGCAGGGCCTTCGACACCGGCCCATGGCCGCGCACCCCCGCCGCCGAGCGGGCCGCGCTGCTGCGCCGGGTCGCGGACCTCCTGGTGCGCGACAAGGAAGAGATCGCCCGCACCGAGACCCTCGACACGGGCAAGACGCTGGTCGAGAGCCGCATCGACGTCGACGACGTCACCGCGGTCTTCCGCTACTACGCCGACCTCGCCGACAAGGACTCGGGCCGGCTCGTCGACACCGGGAAACCGGCCGTCGTGAGCCGGGTCGTGCACGAGCCGGTCGGCGTCTGCGTGCTGATCACGCCGTGGAACTACCCGCTGCTGCAGCTGTCCTGGAAGGTCGCGCCCGCGCTGGCGGCCGGCAACACCATCGTGATCAAGCCGAGCGAGGTCACGCCGCTCACGTCCGTCCTGCTCGTCCGGCTGCTGGAGGAGGCGGGTGCCCCGCAGGGGGTGGTCAACATCCTGCTCGGGGACGGTCGGTCCGTCGGCGCGCCGCTCACCGAGCACCCGGGCGTCGACATGGTCAGCTTCACCGGCGGCCTCGCCACCGGCCAGGCGATCGTGCGGGCGGGCGCATCCACCGTGAAGCGGGTGGCGGTGGAGCTGGGCGGCAAGAACCCCAACATCGTCTTCGCCGACAGCGTCAGGACCGACGGGGACTTCGAGACCGTCGTCGACAACGCCGTCACCGCGGTCTTCCTGCACGCCGGTCAGGTCTGCTCGGCGGGCGCCCGGCTGATCGTGGAGGACGCGCTGCACGATGACCTCGTCGCCGAGATCGGCAGGCGCGCCGAGCGGATCCGGCTCGGCAACGGCCTGGACGAGGGCACCGAGTCCGGGCCGCTCGTCTCGGCGGCCCAGCGCACCAAGATCGAGGACTTCGTCGCATCGGCGCACGACGAGGGCGCCCGGCTGGTCGCGGGCGGGCACCGGCCCGAGGAGCCCGACCTGCAGAAGGGCTTCTTCTACCGGCCGACGGTCTTCGCCGACGTGCACCGGGGGATGCGGGTGATCCGCGAGGAGACGTTCGGCCCGATCCTCACCGTCGAGCGCTTCCGCACCGAGGAGGAAGCGATCGCCCTCGGCAACGACACCGAGTACGGCCTGTCCGGCGGGGTCTGGACCGGTGACGCCGGGCGCGCCGAGCGGGTGGCCCGCGCGTTGCGGCACGGCACGGTGTGGATCAACGATTTCGGCCCGTACGTGCCCGCCGCGGAGTGGGGCGGCATGAAGCGCTCCGGCAACGGGCGCGAGCTCGGCCCCACCGGGCTCGCCGAGTACCAGGAGCACAAGCACATCTGGCACAACACTGAGCCGGCTCCGGCGCGGTGGTTCGTGAGCTGA
- a CDS encoding MFS transporter — translation MQTSYAPPPAPPASRRHGRGFWLIAYLFTVTMASSTLPTPLYPLYQREDGFGALMVTVVFATYAVGVLAALFLGGHISDWVGRRRMLVLGLLVGIVSSATFALSTALPALLAGRLLSGVSVGLITATATAHLADLDGRARPGQGLRRAEVVATAANLGGLGLGPLVSGLLAELTSSPLRVPYVVSVVLLAIGLAALAVVPETVERPDPMPAYRPQRTGVAPEHRSTFVGAATASVVAFAVFGLFTSLAPLVLTTLFDSGSRVMAGLAALLVFGSAAAAQIPLHRVAAHRQLVTGLAVMAVGVVVLVLAVHLAVLALFLAGGALAGAGAGITFKGSMSTVLATAAENRRGESVAALFLSAYVGLTVPVLGLGFAAQSLPVTVALYAFAAVLLLALAFAGWRTVTARAR, via the coding sequence GTGCAGACCTCGTACGCCCCGCCACCGGCGCCTCCCGCGAGCCGCCGTCACGGCCGCGGCTTCTGGCTGATCGCCTACCTGTTCACGGTCACGATGGCCTCGTCGACGCTGCCGACCCCGCTGTACCCGCTCTACCAGCGCGAGGACGGCTTCGGCGCGCTGATGGTCACCGTGGTGTTCGCGACGTACGCGGTCGGCGTGCTCGCCGCGCTGTTCCTCGGCGGGCACATCTCGGACTGGGTCGGCCGCAGGCGGATGCTCGTGCTCGGCCTGCTGGTCGGCATCGTCTCCAGCGCGACCTTCGCCCTCTCGACCGCACTGCCCGCGCTCCTCGCCGGCAGGCTGCTCTCCGGGGTGAGCGTGGGCCTCATCACCGCGACCGCCACCGCCCACCTCGCCGACCTCGACGGCCGCGCGCGTCCCGGCCAGGGCCTCCGGCGTGCCGAGGTGGTGGCCACCGCGGCCAACCTGGGCGGCCTCGGCCTCGGCCCGTTGGTCTCGGGCCTGCTCGCCGAGCTCACGAGCTCGCCGCTGCGCGTCCCGTACGTGGTGTCGGTGGTGCTGCTCGCCATCGGGCTGGCCGCGCTCGCGGTCGTCCCCGAGACGGTTGAGCGGCCCGACCCGATGCCGGCCTACCGCCCGCAGCGCACCGGCGTGGCGCCCGAGCACCGGAGCACGTTCGTCGGTGCCGCTACCGCCTCTGTCGTGGCGTTCGCGGTCTTCGGCCTGTTCACCTCGCTGGCCCCCCTCGTGCTGACCACGCTGTTCGACAGCGGCAGCCGCGTCATGGCCGGCCTCGCCGCGCTGCTGGTGTTCGGCTCGGCGGCCGCGGCCCAGATCCCGCTGCACCGGGTCGCCGCGCACCGGCAGCTGGTCACCGGCCTCGCGGTCATGGCTGTCGGCGTGGTCGTCCTCGTCCTCGCGGTGCACCTGGCCGTGCTCGCGCTGTTCCTCGCAGGTGGTGCCCTCGCAGGCGCAGGCGCGGGCATCACGTTCAAGGGCAGCATGTCCACCGTGCTCGCCACGGCGGCGGAAAACCGGCGCGGCGAGTCGGTTGCCGCGCTCTTCCTGTCCGCGTACGTCGGGCTCACCGTGCCGGTCCTCGGACTGGGGTTCGCCGCCCAGAGCCTCCCGGTGACGGTCGCGCTGTACGCGTTCGCCGCCGTGCTGCTGCTCGCGCTGGCGTTCGCCGGGTGGCGCACGGTCACCGCGCGGGCGCGATGA
- a CDS encoding LysR family transcriptional regulator — MELRQMQVVVAVAEAGGFSAAGRRLRLVQSAVSATVRAVERELGAPLFDRTTHRVVPTAAGEAFVAAARMALSAVDQVHTAVDAARGVLRGQVTLGVMQGLLGGLPRAIGAMRRAHPGVVVRLRQAPADEIVDAVREGTIDLAVVALTGRRRGLVSVELVRDRMVALVGPSSNLPDTAVSLSELARNPFVDFVPGWAVRQAVDRAFRAAGVERAAVFETNDILTAAELVRADLGVTIVPSALAAGFPDLPTVAIARHAPTWTAGVVHRRDRLVPAATALLEHLEGWGGRAP, encoded by the coding sequence GTGGAGCTCCGGCAGATGCAGGTGGTCGTCGCGGTGGCCGAGGCAGGGGGGTTCTCGGCTGCCGGCAGGCGGCTGCGGCTGGTGCAGTCGGCGGTCTCGGCCACGGTCCGCGCGGTCGAGCGGGAGCTCGGCGCTCCGCTGTTCGACCGCACCACCCACCGCGTGGTGCCGACCGCGGCCGGAGAGGCGTTCGTGGCCGCGGCGCGGATGGCCCTGTCCGCCGTCGACCAGGTGCACACCGCCGTCGACGCGGCACGGGGTGTGCTGCGCGGCCAGGTCACGCTGGGCGTCATGCAGGGCCTGCTGGGCGGGCTGCCCCGCGCGATCGGCGCGATGCGCCGCGCGCATCCCGGGGTGGTGGTGCGGCTGCGCCAGGCACCCGCCGACGAGATCGTCGACGCGGTCCGGGAGGGAACGATCGACCTGGCCGTCGTCGCGCTGACCGGACGGCGGCGCGGGCTGGTGAGCGTCGAGCTGGTGCGGGACCGCATGGTCGCGCTCGTGGGCCCGAGCTCGAACCTGCCGGACACCGCCGTGAGCCTGTCGGAGCTGGCGCGCAACCCCTTCGTCGACTTCGTGCCCGGCTGGGCGGTGCGGCAGGCGGTCGACCGCGCCTTCCGCGCCGCGGGGGTGGAGCGGGCCGCCGTGTTCGAGACGAACGACATCCTCACCGCGGCCGAGCTGGTCCGGGCGGATCTCGGCGTGACGATCGTCCCGTCCGCACTCGCCGCCGGGTTCCCGGACCTGCCCACGGTCGCCATCGCCCGGCACGCACCCACCTGGACCGCCGGCGTCGTGCACCGCCGGGACCGGCTCGTGCCGGCCGCAACGGCGCTCCTCGAGCACCTCGAGGGGTGGGGCGGGCGGGCCCCTTAG
- a CDS encoding substrate-binding domain-containing protein produces the protein MSTRPTLAAVAAHAGVSPSTASLAFADSPRVAPATRERVLAAAAELGYGGPDPIAASLRRGRSGVVGAFIGERLLYAFRDPVALQLLDGISEVLSSHDVGLLLLAGDVGRPSTNQIARIPLDAAIFATCGLEDDPALELLRARGVPIVAVEGPAVDGVAMVDIDDRRGTRELAQHLYDLGHRRVEIIAMPLRLDGTQGPVTPQRRARSHYRDVRHRIEGVEDVFGPVPIYETSSNAVDEGAAAARILLDVPADRRPTAIIAQSDVLAAGVLQGSAELGLRVPDDLSVGGFDGAELHWLAPTRLTTVVQPSEEKGRAAARAAMDLVDGAEPVSIMLPVALRIGTTSGRAPSSDRSASR, from the coding sequence GTGTCCACCCGCCCGACGCTCGCCGCCGTCGCGGCGCACGCCGGCGTGTCCCCGTCGACCGCGTCGCTCGCGTTCGCCGACAGCCCCCGCGTCGCCCCCGCCACCCGCGAACGCGTGCTCGCGGCGGCCGCCGAGCTCGGCTACGGGGGCCCCGACCCCATCGCGGCCTCGCTGCGCCGCGGCCGCAGCGGCGTCGTGGGCGCGTTCATCGGCGAGCGGCTGCTCTACGCCTTCCGCGACCCGGTGGCGCTCCAGCTGCTCGACGGCATCAGCGAGGTGCTCAGCTCGCACGACGTGGGACTGCTCCTGCTCGCAGGCGACGTCGGGCGCCCCTCCACCAACCAGATCGCGCGCATCCCGCTCGACGCGGCCATCTTCGCCACGTGCGGGCTCGAGGACGACCCGGCGCTGGAGCTGCTGCGGGCCCGCGGCGTGCCGATAGTGGCGGTGGAGGGCCCGGCCGTCGACGGCGTAGCGATGGTCGACATCGACGACCGCCGCGGCACCCGCGAGCTCGCGCAGCACCTGTACGACCTCGGCCACCGCCGGGTGGAGATCATCGCGATGCCGCTGCGACTCGACGGCACCCAGGGCCCGGTCACCCCGCAGCGGCGCGCGCGGTCGCACTACCGCGACGTGCGGCACCGCATCGAGGGCGTGGAGGACGTCTTCGGACCGGTCCCGATCTACGAGACCTCGAGCAACGCCGTGGACGAGGGCGCCGCCGCCGCGCGCATCCTGCTCGACGTGCCCGCCGACCGCCGGCCGACCGCGATCATCGCCCAGAGCGACGTGCTCGCCGCCGGCGTGCTGCAGGGCTCGGCCGAGCTGGGGCTGCGGGTGCCGGACGACCTGTCCGTCGGCGGCTTCGACGGCGCGGAGCTGCACTGGCTCGCCCCGACCCGGCTCACGACGGTGGTCCAGCCGAGCGAGGAGAAGGGCCGGGCGGCGGCCAGGGCCGCGATGGATCTCGTGGACGGCGCCGAACCGGTGAGCATCATGCTGCCGGTCGCGCTGCGGATCGGTACCACGAGCGGACGCGCTCCATCCTCCGATCGGTCGGCCTCCCGGTAG